Proteins co-encoded in one Papaver somniferum cultivar HN1 chromosome 5, ASM357369v1, whole genome shotgun sequence genomic window:
- the LOC113280732 gene encoding protein MAINTENANCE OF MERISTEMS-like, with amino-acid sequence MNNKKRKGKGPMEPEIDPNVGDLEVPDTGFDEDSEDETTPSVVSLDNYNCLEDSDKHASTDITYSSDPKFRYQHRGSLFSVIVYYKEITKHSPKIKYIIDKAGWGRLLAMEIGEASHPVIDYLVERWWDTTHTFHFPFGEMGFTPLDWVVLTGLSIGIGDDVPYNPVKYKFDYVREHVFPEIEEPLDYEDPPISGKKRPPAQWISDAITIKFLTTYFKEDILVAANLDDKLAEKVARAFFMYVLGNFFFSNAKNYIDAAWLAAFEDLNAVDMYDWGGPAFAKLYVALNASGRGQKSLSGPFQILETVRPN; translated from the exons ATGAATAATAAGAAACGCAAAGGTAAAGGTCCAATGGAGCCTGAAATAGACCCTAATGTTGGAGATTTGGAAGTTCCAGATACCGGGTTCGATGAAGATAGCGAAGATGAAACAACACCGTCCGTGGTATCCCTAGATAACTACAATTGCCTGGAAGATAGTGACAAACACGCTTCTACAGATATTACATATTCAAGCGATCCAAAATTCAGGTACCAACATCGTGGTTCACTCTTTTCGGTCATTGTTTATTATAAGGAGATAACAAAACATAGTCCAAAAATTAAATACATTATCGACAAGGCAGGATGGGGACGTTTATTAGCCATGGAAATAGGAGAAGCATCACACCCAGTGATTGATTATCTTGTTGAACGTTGGTGGGATACAACGCATACTTTTCACTTCCCTTTTGGTGAAATGGGATTCACGCCGCTTGATTGGGTAGTGTTGACAGGATTGAGTATTGGAATTGGGGATGATGTTCCGTATAACCCAGTCAAGTACAAATTTGATTATGTCCGTGAGCATGTTTTTCCAGAAATAGAAGAACCCTTAGATTATGAAGATCCCCCAATCTCTGGAAAAAAACGCCCCCCGGCACAGTGGATTTcagatgcaatcacaattaaattTTTGACTACGTATTTCAAAGAAGATATCTTGGTTGCAGCTAATTTGGATGACAAACTAGCAGAAAAAGTGGCGAGggccttttttatgtatgttttgggaaattttttcttttccaatgCAAAGAACTACATTGATGCGGcttggttagctgcttttgaggATCTAAATGCAGTTGATATGTATGACTGGGGTGGTCCTGCTTTTGCAAAATTGTATGTGGCACTCAACGCATCTGGTAGGGGACAGAAGTCATTATCTGGGCCgttccaaatattagag ACCGTGCGACCCAACTAG
- the LOC113280731 gene encoding uncharacterized protein LOC113280731 has protein sequence MNRSYIFRKLINGKTPPVNFEVNGHAYDMGYYLGDGIYPQIATIVMAIKQPDTPKKYKFSSMQEGARKDVERGFGVLQQQFAIVKQPARMWNPDVLAYIMKTVIILHNMIVEDERLPGDWPHEYDSRSRSAPVNISRVGTEELSRMRAAHRRHAIHNKETHFRLRQDLIEHIWSNFGDNY, from the coding sequence ATGAATCGTTCTTATATTTTTCGAAAACTTATCAACGGGAAAACACCACCGGTGAACTTTGAAGTAAACGGGCATGCATATGATATGGGATATTATCTCGGTGATGGCATTTATCCACAGATTGCTACTATTGTGATGGCCATTAAACAACCAGATACAccgaaaaaatataaattttcatcgatgcaagagggagCACGGAAAGATGTAGAGCGTGGATTTGGTGTACTGCAACAACAATTTGCCATTGTCAAACAACCTGCACGAATGTGGAACccggatgtgcttgcctatataatGAAAACGGTTATtattttacataatatgatagtggaGGATGAGCGTCTTCCCGGTGATTGGCCACATGAATATGACTCACGTAGCAGGTCGGCACCGGTGAATATATCGAGGGTAGGTACTGAGGAACTTTCCAGAATGAGAGCTGCACATCGGCGTCATGCTATACACAATAAAGAAACACATTTTCGCTTGCGTCAAGATTTAATCGAACACATATGGTCAAATTTTGGAGATAATTATTAA
- the LOC113278571 gene encoding uncharacterized protein LOC113278571 produces MEDSQSGEENADIEETIPGESSDDLDIGDIENTRKRQLGKKASKQLKKTGRAKSNAQEEMLEDIIKEQQSFNEHYKAQSLMKMGQRQAEFEAIQAKSAAKFAAIQAKSAAKFAAKQARQEKLDLKKEADDDLAIMLKDVSTLDTVTREYFELRKMEILQRKRNQS; encoded by the coding sequence ATGGAAGATTCTCAGAGTGGTGAGGAAAACGCTGATATTGAGGAAACAATTCCAGGCGAGTCCAGTGATGATCTAGATATTGGAGATATAGAGAACACACGTAAGCGTCAGTTGGGGAAGAAAGCATCGAAACAActaaagaaaacagggagagcaaAATCCAATGCCCAGGAGGAAATGCTAGAGGATATAATTAAGGAGCAGCAAAGTTTCAATGAACATTACAAAGCACAATCACTAATGAAGATGGGACAGAGACAAGCTGAGTTTGAAGCAATACAAGCTAAGTCTGCGGCAAAGTTTGCGGCGATACAAGCTAAGTCTGCGGCAAAGTTTGCGGCGAAACAAGCTAGGCAAGAAAAACTCGATTTAAAGAAAGAAGCGGACGATGACTTGGCCATAATGTTGAAGGATGTCTCTACATTGGACACTGTAACAAGagagtacttcgaacttcgaaagaTGGAAATACTACAACgcaaaagaaaccaatcttaa
- the LOC113278573 gene encoding uncharacterized protein LOC113278573, producing the protein MFVKAVSYNMYLRYWRHVTNFHQFVTKVDWVVELHGVDGDRVKHLIQRPAQHVPIPPPQQLSYPEAYNLVQEHADFNRAFREFVLYETEDRMIRLKAKDEVIRGLAARNNYLEDQMQFRMQQTPRPPIGFGSFSETIPPAVWAPVSQASTMSSVNPHPRMTFIPPRQTPSHTPTDE; encoded by the exons ATGTTTGTGAAAGCTGTTTCATATAATATGTATCTGCGATATTGGCGACATGTAACTAACTTCCATCAATTCGTGACCAAAGTCGATTGGGTAGTTGAATTACACGGGGTTGATGGTGACCGTGTTAAACACCTTATTCAACGACCTGCTCAGCATGTACCtattccaccaccacaacaattATCATAC CCTGAAGCTTATAATCTAGTTCAAGAACATGCCGATTTTAATCGTGCGTTTCGCGAGTTTGTATTATATGAAACGGAAGACAGGATGATACGTTTAAAGGCAAAAGATGAAGTAATACGAGGCCTTGCAGCTCGTAACAATTACCTGGAGGATCAGATGCAATTCCGTATGCAACAAACGCCGCGTCCCCCTATTGGATTCGGCAGTTTTTCTGAAACTATCCCACCAGCGGTGTGGGCTCCAGTGAGTCAAGCATCAACAATGTCGTCTGTTAACCCCCATCCGAGAATGACGTTTATCCCACCACGGCAAACACCATCGCATACTCCTACTGATGAATAA